One genomic region from Proteus vulgaris encodes:
- the rhaT gene encoding L-rhamnose/proton symporter RhaT, producing MGSGIILGIFWHFVGAASAACFYAPLKKVKRWSWETMWSVAGIFSWIILPWTISYLLLPDFWAYYASFGSEILLPVFLFGAMWGVGNIGYGLTMRYLGMSMGIGIAIGITLIVGTLMTPIIQGKFGELVASTGGKLTLAGVAIALVGVAIVSYAGLLKERATGIQAEEFDLKKGLLLAVMCGIFSAGMSFAMSAAVPMHETASQLGVSPLYVALPSYVVIMGGGALINLGYCFSRLMCKRDLSFKLDISVPKALLISNILFAILGGGMWYFQFFFYAWGHANIPTEYGFMSWMLHMSFYVLCGGIVGLILKEWKDTGRKPVRILSLGCLVIILAANIVGLGMAA from the coding sequence ATGGGTAGTGGAATTATATTAGGCATTTTCTGGCACTTTGTCGGTGCCGCCTCCGCTGCATGTTTTTACGCACCACTGAAAAAAGTTAAAAGATGGTCATGGGAAACCATGTGGTCTGTGGCTGGGATATTTTCTTGGATAATTTTACCTTGGACAATCAGCTACTTACTACTTCCTGATTTTTGGGCATATTACGCCTCTTTTGGTAGTGAGATCCTGTTACCTGTCTTTTTATTCGGTGCAATGTGGGGAGTGGGAAACATTGGTTATGGTCTGACAATGCGCTATTTGGGAATGTCCATGGGGATTGGTATTGCCATTGGAATAACCTTAATTGTCGGCACATTAATGACTCCGATTATTCAAGGTAAATTTGGTGAACTCGTTGCTTCAACTGGGGGAAAACTAACTTTGGCCGGAGTGGCAATTGCCCTCGTTGGCGTGGCGATAGTCTCTTATGCAGGGCTTTTAAAAGAGCGTGCAACTGGTATTCAAGCTGAAGAGTTTGATCTGAAAAAAGGCTTATTATTAGCCGTAATGTGCGGTATTTTTTCTGCTGGCATGTCATTTGCGATGAGTGCAGCCGTTCCTATGCATGAAACTGCATCCCAATTAGGCGTTTCTCCTCTCTATGTGGCTTTGCCAAGCTATGTGGTAATTATGGGGGGTGGTGCATTAATTAATTTAGGCTACTGCTTTAGTCGCCTGATGTGTAAAAGAGATCTCTCTTTCAAACTTGATATTTCTGTCCCTAAAGCACTACTTATTAGCAATATCTTATTTGCCATCTTGGGTGGCGGTATGTGGTATTTCCAATTCTTCTTTTATGCGTGGGGACACGCCAATATTCCAACAGAATACGGCTTTATGAGCTGGATGCTACATATGAGCTTCTATGTCTTATGTGGTGGTATCGTCGGCTTAATATTAAAAGAGTGGAAAGATACTGGAAGAAAACCTGTACGTATTTTATCTCTGGGTTGTTTAGTGATTATTCTTGCTGCCAATATTGTGGGCTTAGGTATGGCTGCATAA
- the rhaD gene encoding rhamnulose-1-phosphate aldolase: MQKILTSCFVQGMIKATSDMWLKGWDERNGGNVSLRLTPEEVLPYQGDFYSTPRYIEVTESVKELANQYFIVTGSGKFFRNVALDPEDTLGLVKIDEEGQGYHIVWGLVNGGVPTSEFAAHFQSHITRLKVTEGQNRVIMHCHATNLIALSYVLPLDSATITRQLWEMSTECLVVFPDGIGVFPWMVPGTDGIGLETARQMEKHGLVLWPFHGIFGSGPTLDDAFGLIDTAEKSAEILVKVLSMGGKKQTISTENLIALAKRFNVSPMREALK, translated from the coding sequence ATGCAAAAAATTCTCACATCTTGTTTTGTGCAAGGCATGATCAAAGCCACCAGTGATATGTGGCTCAAAGGCTGGGATGAACGTAATGGCGGGAATGTCAGCTTACGCTTAACACCAGAGGAAGTTCTACCTTATCAAGGAGACTTTTATTCAACACCACGCTATATCGAAGTCACAGAATCCGTTAAAGAATTAGCAAATCAATACTTTATCGTGACAGGATCAGGTAAGTTTTTTCGCAATGTGGCACTCGATCCCGAAGATACCTTGGGATTGGTAAAAATTGATGAAGAAGGTCAGGGTTATCACATCGTTTGGGGATTGGTTAATGGTGGTGTTCCAACATCTGAATTTGCAGCCCATTTTCAATCACATATTACGCGGCTAAAAGTCACTGAAGGACAAAATCGCGTCATTATGCATTGCCATGCGACAAACTTGATTGCACTTAGCTACGTGCTACCGCTCGATAGTGCCACTATTACACGCCAACTTTGGGAAATGAGTACAGAGTGTTTAGTGGTGTTCCCTGACGGTATTGGTGTTTTTCCTTGGATGGTGCCAGGGACAGATGGCATTGGACTTGAAACAGCACGACAAATGGAAAAACACGGATTGGTTTTATGGCCATTCCACGGCATTTTTGGCTCAGGACCGACTCTTGATGATGCATTTGGCTTAATTGATACCGCTGAAAAATCAGCTGAAATTCTAGTCAAAGTACTCTCAATGGGCGGTAAAAAGCAGACCATCTCTACCGAAAATCTTATTGCGTTAGCTAAACGCTTTAATGTTTCTCCAATGCGCGAAGCACTGAAATAA
- a CDS encoding L-rhamnose isomerase, translating into MSNIKESYQLAKQRFSQIGVDTEKAIQAMEALPVSIHCWQGDDVAGFEPSNSALTGGIQATGNYPGKARNATELRADMEKAMSLIPGTKRVNLHALYLESDTPVERNEIKPAHFANWVEWAKQQKVGLDFNPSFFSHPLSLEATLTHANKEIRDYWIGHAKACRRISAYFGESLNTASVMNIWIPDGMKDTPIDRYAPRQRLVEALDEAISEKFSTKHHIDAVESKLFGIGAESYTAGSSEFYLGYAITRQTALCLDAGHFHPTEVISDKISAVMPYVERLLLHVSRPVRWDSDHVILLDDETQAIANEIIRHNLQNRVHIGLDFFDASINRIAAWVIGTRNMKKALLRALLEPTPMLRQLEIDGDFTARLALLEEQKALPWQAVWDEYCERQNVPVGDKWLQEVRHYENSVLSKR; encoded by the coding sequence ATGTCTAACATTAAAGAAAGTTATCAACTTGCCAAGCAACGTTTTTCACAAATCGGTGTTGATACAGAAAAAGCTATTCAAGCAATGGAAGCATTGCCTGTATCTATTCATTGCTGGCAAGGTGATGACGTTGCAGGATTTGAACCTTCAAATTCCGCATTAACTGGCGGCATTCAAGCAACGGGGAATTATCCGGGTAAAGCGCGTAATGCCACAGAACTACGTGCAGATATGGAAAAGGCAATGAGCCTTATTCCTGGTACAAAAAGAGTTAATCTTCATGCTCTTTATTTAGAATCTGATACACCTGTTGAGCGCAATGAAATCAAACCCGCGCACTTTGCCAATTGGGTTGAATGGGCAAAGCAACAAAAAGTTGGCCTCGACTTTAACCCTTCCTTTTTCTCTCACCCTTTAAGCCTTGAAGCCACATTAACGCACGCTAATAAAGAGATCCGTGATTACTGGATTGGTCACGCCAAAGCATGTCGTCGCATTTCTGCCTATTTCGGTGAATCACTGAATACGGCTTCGGTGATGAACATCTGGATCCCTGATGGCATGAAAGATACCCCTATCGATCGCTACGCTCCAAGGCAACGTCTTGTTGAAGCACTTGATGAAGCTATTAGCGAGAAATTCTCCACTAAGCATCATATTGATGCTGTTGAAAGTAAATTGTTTGGTATTGGTGCTGAGTCTTATACCGCGGGATCTAGTGAGTTTTACCTCGGCTACGCCATTACTCGTCAAACCGCACTTTGTTTAGATGCAGGGCATTTCCATCCGACAGAAGTTATTTCAGACAAAATTTCTGCGGTGATGCCTTACGTTGAACGCTTACTTCTCCATGTGAGTCGCCCTGTTCGTTGGGATAGCGACCACGTTATTTTACTCGATGATGAAACACAGGCGATTGCAAATGAAATCATCAGACATAACTTACAAAACCGTGTTCATATCGGTCTTGATTTCTTTGATGCTTCTATTAACCGTATCGCTGCTTGGGTTATTGGTACACGTAATATGAAAAAAGCACTGTTACGTGCCTTACTCGAGCCAACCCCAATGTTACGCCAATTAGAAATTGATGGTGATTTCACGGCACGTCTTGCCTTATTGGAAGAGCAAAAAGCACTACCTTGGCAAGCCGTTTGGGACGAATACTGCGAGCGCCAAAATGTTCCTGTTGGTGATAAGTGGTTACAAGAAGTTCGTCATTACGAAAATAGTGTTTTATCAAAGAGATAA
- the rhaB gene encoding rhamnulokinase: MSIRYTVAIDLGASSGRVMLASFDKAHQQLSLTEIHRFTNRFIMNEGHTCWDLDLLEQHIRTGLSLIEQQNIVISSIGIDTWGVDYVLLNAQGERVGLSYSYRDKRTENVMRQVQQDLKTEWIYQQTGIQFLPFNTLYQLKAMQLEAPSWRENVAHFVMIPDYLAYRLTGELNCEYTNATTSQLVDVKTGDWNKALLDYLQIPHHWFMPIKQPGNTIGYWQNSKNEAIPVISVASHDTASAVIATPLKDQQCAYLSSGTWSLMGIERFTPCVSTQSLHANITNEGGVEGRYRVLKNIMGLWLFQSICKEHHITDIAGLINDVEHITPFTYLINPNDECFLNPDSMSKAIQDYCQQQGKIAPSTPAQLSRCIFDSLALLYRYVFLELQTLHCTQLTQLHIVGGGSQNALLNQLCANTCGIPVITGPIEASTLGNVGLQLIALNEIEDIDHFRHLISKSTTHTTFMPKAPPSENVWQSFLQLIETKR; this comes from the coding sequence ATGAGTATCCGATACACCGTTGCTATCGATCTTGGTGCTTCAAGTGGTCGCGTCATGTTAGCAAGCTTTGATAAAGCTCATCAGCAATTATCACTGACTGAAATTCATCGTTTCACTAATCGTTTTATTATGAATGAAGGCCATACTTGCTGGGATCTAGACTTACTAGAGCAACATATTCGCACAGGCTTATCTTTAATAGAGCAGCAAAATATTGTCATAAGTAGCATCGGTATTGATACTTGGGGCGTTGATTATGTGCTGTTAAATGCACAAGGAGAGCGTGTTGGTCTAAGTTACTCTTATCGTGATAAACGCACTGAAAACGTGATGCGACAAGTGCAACAAGATCTCAAAACTGAATGGATCTATCAACAAACGGGCATTCAATTTCTTCCCTTTAATACCCTCTATCAGCTTAAAGCCATGCAACTTGAAGCGCCATCATGGCGAGAGAATGTGGCGCATTTTGTGATGATCCCTGACTATCTTGCCTACCGTTTAACTGGTGAGCTTAATTGTGAATACACCAATGCCACCACATCACAATTAGTCGATGTAAAAACCGGAGATTGGAATAAAGCACTGCTTGATTATCTGCAAATTCCTCATCATTGGTTTATGCCCATTAAACAACCCGGAAATACGATTGGTTATTGGCAAAATAGCAAAAATGAGGCAATTCCTGTTATTTCTGTTGCCAGCCACGATACAGCAAGTGCGGTGATTGCTACGCCGCTAAAAGATCAACAGTGCGCTTATTTAAGTTCAGGAACTTGGTCTTTAATGGGAATTGAACGCTTCACACCTTGTGTTTCAACCCAATCTTTACATGCTAATATTACTAATGAGGGTGGTGTTGAAGGTCGTTATCGTGTTCTTAAAAATATTATGGGGCTGTGGTTATTTCAGTCTATATGTAAAGAACACCACATCACTGATATTGCTGGATTAATTAATGATGTCGAACACATCACTCCTTTTACTTATTTGATTAATCCTAATGATGAATGCTTTCTCAACCCAGACTCGATGAGTAAAGCAATCCAAGACTACTGCCAACAACAGGGAAAAATCGCGCCTAGCACACCAGCACAATTGTCACGCTGTATTTTTGACAGTTTGGCACTGCTTTATCGCTATGTTTTCCTTGAATTACAAACACTTCATTGTACGCAATTAACACAATTACATATTGTTGGCGGAGGCAGTCAAAATGCTCTGCTTAACCAACTTTGTGCCAACACCTGTGGAATTCCCGTTATTACGGGTCCTATCGAAGCATCAACGCTAGGTAATGTGGGCTTACAACTCATTGCACTAAATGAAATTGAAGATATCGACCATTTTCGCCATTTGATAAGCAAAAGCACCACTCACACTACGTTTATGCCTAAAGCGCCACCAAGCGAAAATGTGTGGCAATCATTTTTACAACTTATTGAAACTAAACGCTAA
- the murQ gene encoding N-acetylmuramic acid 6-phosphate etherase produces the protein MKEDALSECLKNESNQETAQFSELSALELVTLINNADMTVANAVKKELPAIAKAVEKITERLQKGGRIFYVGAGTSGRLAVLDSAECPPTFGVSPTLVQAIIAGGHDAMLKAVENIEDSQEAAIEELQRRHVSHKDVVIGIAASGRTPFTVAALQYGKKLKALTVSITTRGKSMMSEIADLSIAPDVGAEVLTGSTRMKSGTAQKMILGMLSTSVMTKLGKVHKNLMVDVIASNEKLQRRAEGIVSEVCGISNERARTLLQMVNYHPRKAILMYELHLSVEKVDQITQQYPYCSLQQQLALFN, from the coding sequence ATGAAAGAAGATGCATTGAGCGAATGTCTTAAAAATGAAAGCAATCAAGAAACAGCACAGTTTTCTGAATTAAGCGCTTTAGAGTTGGTTACGCTTATCAATAATGCAGATATGACTGTTGCCAATGCCGTTAAAAAAGAATTGCCCGCTATTGCTAAGGCAGTAGAAAAAATTACTGAGCGTTTGCAAAAAGGTGGGCGTATTTTTTATGTCGGCGCAGGAACAAGTGGCCGATTGGCGGTCTTAGACAGTGCGGAATGTCCTCCTACTTTTGGTGTATCTCCTACATTAGTGCAGGCGATTATTGCAGGCGGTCATGATGCAATGCTAAAAGCGGTCGAAAATATTGAGGATAGCCAAGAAGCGGCAATCGAAGAACTTCAACGTCGTCATGTCAGCCATAAAGATGTCGTTATTGGTATTGCTGCAAGCGGTCGCACACCCTTTACTGTCGCTGCTTTGCAATATGGTAAAAAGCTAAAGGCGTTGACTGTCTCTATTACCACACGTGGCAAAAGTATGATGAGTGAAATTGCAGACTTATCTATTGCGCCAGATGTGGGCGCAGAGGTGTTAACAGGCTCTACAAGAATGAAAAGCGGCACGGCTCAAAAAATGATTTTGGGTATGTTAAGCACCAGCGTAATGACTAAGCTTGGAAAAGTGCATAAAAACCTTATGGTGGATGTGATTGCAAGTAATGAGAAATTGCAACGTCGTGCTGAAGGCATTGTCAGCGAAGTGTGTGGAATTTCCAATGAAAGAGCCAGAACGCTGTTACAAATGGTTAATTATCATCCTAGAAAAGCCATTTTAATGTATGAACTTCACTTGAGTGTGGAGAAAGTCGATCAAATTACACAGCAATATCCTTATTGTTCGCTACAACAGCAACTTGCCCTATTTAACTAA